The Cydia amplana chromosome 11, ilCydAmpl1.1, whole genome shotgun sequence genome includes a region encoding these proteins:
- the LOC134652521 gene encoding uncharacterized protein LOC134652521: MSIGKLQEFNVSNGAWSSYMDRVEMYYKVNKVQDDMKVPVLIAAMGDEAYELLENLASPTKPSELTLAQIKTLMSNHLQPTPSSLAERYRFRQRRQNAGENVSTYVAELKKLSKHCKFGTELNGNLRDQFICGLMSDLIRQRLFAEDDNITFAAAVKLATSLEAAERDAALVEQAKVTSSSGTGDAQAVMFASRATSSTFSGGQSRAPVVTQQRRNANFNGRQERHCEACGARNHNYATCKFRDYVCSKCQRTGHLRRVCPDWGAAPGTAGRGGARAPARRGGAAAAAPARSAMHYGVADHEQSEDYGGDIEEELHHLCLNNYPAI; encoded by the exons ATGTCTATCGGCAAGTTACAAGAATTTAACGTCAGCAATGGCGCGTGGTCGTCGTACATGGATCGAGTGGAAATGTACTACAAGGTCAACAAAGTGCAAGACGACATGAAAGTGCCGGTATTAATTGCAGCGATGGGAGATGAGGCGTATGAGCTGCTGGAGAATTTGGCCAGTCCTACAAAGCCATCGGAGCTAACCTTAGCTCAAATAAAGACGTTAATGTCAAATCATTTGCAGCCAACACCGTCGTCGCTAGCGGAAAGATACCGGTTTCGACAAAGGCGGCAAAATGCAGGTGAAAATGTATCTACGTATGTGGCGGAGTTGAAAAAGCTGTCAAAGCATTGTAAATTTGGCACGGAGCTAAATGGAAATCTAAGGGATCAATTCATTTGTGGCTTAATGAGCGACTTAATTAGGCAACGGCTTTTTGCGGAGGACGACAACATAACCTTCGCAGCTGCAGTCAAACTTGCAACCTCATTGGAGGCAGCAGAGCGGGACGCGGCGTTAGTGGAGCAGGCAAAGGTAACGAGTTCGAGCGGGACGGGAGATGCGCAGGCCGTGATGTTTGCGAGTCGGGCGACATCGAGTACATTCAGCGGAGGACAATCGCGGGCGCCGGTAGTTACGCAACAGCGGCGAAACGCAAATTTTAATGGCCGGCAAGAGAGGCACTGCGAGGCCTGTGGCGCGCGCAACCATAATTACGCGACTTGCAAGTTCCGGGACTATGTGTGTAGCAAGTGCCAGCGTACAGGCCACTTGCGGCGGGTGTGCCCGGACTGGGGCGCGGCACCGGGCACCGCGGGCCGTGGCGGAGCGCGGGCGCCGGCCCGGCGCGGAggggcagcggcggcggcgccggcgcggagTGCCATGCATTATGGGGTGGCCGATCACGAGCAGAGTGAGGATTACGGCGGAGACATCGAGGAAGAATTACATCACCTATGTTTAAATAACTACCCGGCG ATATGA